The proteins below are encoded in one region of Microbispora sp. NBC_01189:
- a CDS encoding ABC transporter ATP-binding protein, with the protein MAVLGSTNDAEDGQSTRRSALLLALRYYCGELRRQWPIAVPALVLPAIGNICLFYLAPLAVAGLVGRLSGGRDGSFDVLLPYVLGFGALLLAGEAFWRVGMHFLNRADARGIERLGVLGMDELLAKDVAFFHDNFAGSLTKRVLGFSSRFEEFMDTLTSSIMAKVVPLAFASVVLWRYHPVLVLVLVGLIVVTGVVVAPLIRRRQALVDAREAAKVLVSGHVADVLSNMETVRAFAAETREAVEHRARIAEQRRLSVRSWDYNNLRVDMVVAPMSVLTSAVGLLLAAALRGGLGVEAIVVTFTYYSNAIGIMFEFNMTYRRMESSLTEAAQFTELLLTPPTVVDPADPQPLRPADASVRFERVRFGYAGGAPLFDGLDLDIPGGTKIGLVGRSGGGKSTLTRLLLRLMDVDGGRILIGGQDISRLRQADLRGLIAYVPQEPAMFHRSVRENLAFARPGATDAEILRAARAAHVTEFVESLPHGFDTLIGERGVKLSGGQRQRIALARAILRDAPVLLLDEATSALDSESEILIQEALWRLMQDRTALVVAHRLSTVVRMDRLVVLDRGRVVEQGTHGELLQAQGSYARLWNHQSGGFLVEDDAPDALHL; encoded by the coding sequence ATGGCTGTGCTCGGATCGACGAACGACGCCGAAGACGGCCAATCCACACGCAGATCGGCGCTTCTGCTGGCATTGCGGTACTACTGCGGCGAGCTGCGGCGGCAGTGGCCGATCGCGGTTCCCGCGCTGGTGCTGCCGGCGATCGGGAACATCTGCCTGTTCTATCTGGCGCCGCTGGCGGTGGCGGGCCTGGTGGGGCGCCTCTCCGGCGGCCGGGACGGCTCCTTCGACGTGCTGCTGCCCTACGTGCTCGGCTTCGGCGCGCTGCTGCTGGCGGGTGAGGCGTTCTGGCGGGTGGGGATGCACTTCCTGAACCGCGCCGACGCCCGGGGCATCGAGCGGCTCGGCGTGCTGGGGATGGACGAACTGCTGGCCAAGGACGTCGCGTTCTTCCACGACAACTTCGCCGGTTCGCTGACCAAGAGGGTGCTCGGATTCTCCTCCAGGTTCGAGGAGTTCATGGACACCCTCACGTCCTCGATCATGGCGAAGGTGGTGCCGCTGGCCTTCGCCTCGGTGGTGCTGTGGCGGTACCACCCGGTGCTGGTGCTCGTCCTCGTCGGCCTGATCGTCGTCACCGGCGTCGTCGTCGCTCCGCTCATCCGCCGCCGGCAGGCCCTGGTCGACGCGCGCGAGGCCGCCAAGGTGCTGGTGTCGGGTCACGTCGCCGACGTGCTGTCCAACATGGAGACGGTCCGCGCGTTCGCCGCCGAGACGCGCGAGGCGGTCGAGCATCGGGCCAGGATCGCCGAGCAGCGCCGGCTGTCCGTCCGTTCCTGGGACTACAACAACCTCAGGGTGGACATGGTCGTCGCCCCGATGTCGGTGCTCACCAGTGCGGTGGGCCTGCTCCTCGCCGCGGCGCTCCGGGGTGGCCTCGGCGTGGAGGCCATCGTCGTGACGTTCACCTACTACTCGAACGCGATCGGCATCATGTTCGAGTTCAACATGACATACCGGCGCATGGAGAGCTCGCTCACCGAAGCCGCCCAGTTCACCGAGTTGCTTCTCACGCCGCCGACGGTGGTGGACCCGGCCGACCCGCAGCCCCTCCGCCCGGCCGACGCGAGCGTCCGCTTCGAGCGGGTGAGGTTCGGGTACGCCGGCGGCGCGCCGCTGTTCGACGGCCTGGACCTGGACATTCCCGGCGGTACCAAGATCGGGCTGGTCGGCCGGTCCGGCGGTGGCAAGAGCACCCTCACCCGGCTGCTGCTGCGTCTCATGGACGTGGACGGAGGCAGGATCCTGATCGGCGGTCAGGACATCTCCCGCCTGCGTCAGGCCGACCTGCGCGGTCTTATCGCCTACGTCCCGCAGGAACCGGCGATGTTCCACCGGTCCGTAAGGGAGAACCTCGCGTTCGCCCGGCCGGGCGCCACCGACGCCGAGATCCTCCGGGCCGCGCGGGCGGCCCATGTCACGGAGTTCGTCGAGTCGCTGCCGCACGGCTTCGACACCCTGATCGGCGAGCGCGGCGTCAAGCTCTCCGGCGGCCAGCGGCAGCGCATCGCGCTCGCGCGCGCCATCCTGCGGGACGCCCCCGTCCTGCTGCTGGACGAGGCGACCAGCGCCCTCGACTCCGAAAGCGAGATCCTCATCCAGGAAGCCCTGTGGCGGCTGATGCAGGACCGTACGGCACTCGTGGTGGCGCACCGGCTCAGCACCGTCGTCCGCATGGACCGGCTGGTCGTGCTCGACCGGGGACGCGTCGTCGAGCAGGGCACCCACGGCGAGCTGCTCCAGGCCCAGGGCTCCTACGCCCGGCTCTGGAACCACCAGTCCGGCGGCTTCCTCGTCGAGGACGACGCCCCCGACGCGCTCCACCTGTGA
- a CDS encoding precorrin-2 C(20)-methyltransferase — MTGTLYGVGLGPGDPELMTVKAARLIGEADVIAYHAARHGRSIARSIAAHHMRDGQIEELLQYPLTTETTDHPGGYQGALDDFYAGCAARLAAHLDAGRDVVVLCEGDPLFYGSYMHMHKRLAHRYPAEVVPGVTSIAGASAVLGRPLVERDETLTVLPGTLPAGVLAEKLRGTDSAAVLKLGRTFEKVRDALAEAGRLDEAWYVERATTDAQRVAPLKDVDPGQVPYFSLALIPSPAQLTFVPEIAERTVPGEVAVVGLGPAGRPWLTPEAQEVLAEATDLVGYGPYVDRVAPNPRQTRHRTDNRVEAERARHALDLALAGARVAVVSSGDPGVFAMASAVLEAAADPRYADVPVRVVPGLTAAQAVAGRAGAPLGHDYCVLSLSDQLKPWEVVAGRISAAARADLVLAIYNPASKTRTWQVAAARDLLLEHRDPGTPVVVGRDVGGEQESVVITTLGDLDPAAIDMRCLLIVGSSTTRVVERADGAIVFTPRRYPA, encoded by the coding sequence TCGCGGCCCACCACATGCGCGACGGGCAGATCGAGGAGCTCCTGCAGTATCCGCTGACGACGGAGACGACCGACCACCCCGGCGGCTACCAGGGCGCGCTCGACGACTTCTACGCCGGCTGCGCCGCCCGGCTCGCCGCGCACCTGGACGCCGGACGCGACGTCGTCGTGCTGTGCGAGGGAGACCCCCTCTTCTACGGGTCGTACATGCACATGCACAAGCGGCTCGCGCACCGCTACCCGGCCGAGGTCGTCCCGGGCGTCACGTCGATCGCGGGGGCGTCCGCCGTGCTGGGCCGCCCGCTGGTCGAACGCGACGAGACGCTGACGGTCCTGCCCGGGACCCTGCCCGCCGGCGTGCTGGCCGAGAAGCTGCGCGGCACGGACTCGGCGGCGGTGCTCAAGCTGGGCCGCACGTTCGAGAAGGTGCGCGACGCCCTCGCCGAGGCGGGCCGCCTCGACGAGGCCTGGTACGTCGAGCGCGCCACAACCGACGCCCAGCGCGTGGCCCCGCTCAAGGACGTGGACCCGGGGCAGGTGCCGTACTTCTCGCTGGCGCTGATTCCCAGCCCGGCCCAGCTCACGTTCGTGCCGGAGATCGCGGAACGCACCGTTCCCGGCGAGGTCGCGGTCGTCGGCCTCGGCCCCGCCGGACGGCCCTGGCTGACCCCCGAGGCGCAGGAGGTTCTCGCCGAAGCCACCGACCTGGTCGGATACGGCCCCTACGTGGACCGGGTCGCGCCCAACCCCCGCCAGACGCGGCACCGTACCGACAACCGCGTCGAGGCCGAGCGCGCTCGTCACGCGCTCGACCTCGCCCTCGCCGGGGCGCGGGTCGCGGTCGTGTCGTCCGGTGACCCGGGCGTGTTCGCGATGGCCAGCGCGGTGCTGGAGGCCGCCGCCGACCCGCGTTACGCGGACGTCCCGGTGCGGGTGGTGCCCGGTCTGACCGCCGCGCAGGCCGTGGCCGGCCGGGCGGGTGCGCCGCTCGGCCACGACTACTGCGTGCTGTCGCTGTCGGACCAGCTCAAGCCGTGGGAGGTGGTCGCCGGGCGGATCTCCGCCGCCGCCCGCGCCGACCTCGTCCTCGCGATCTACAACCCGGCGTCGAAGACCCGCACCTGGCAGGTCGCCGCGGCCCGCGACCTGCTGCTCGAACACCGCGATCCGGGCACCCCCGTGGTGGTCGGCCGCGACGTCGGCGGCGAGCAGGAGTCGGTCGTGATCACCACTCTCGGCGATCTCGACCCGGCCGCGATCGACATGCGCTGCCTGCTGATCGTCGGGTCGTCCACCACCCGCGTCGTCGAACGCGCGGACGGGGCGATCGTGTTCACCCCGCGCCGCTATCCCGCGTGA
- a CDS encoding cobalt-precorrin-6A reductase, with product MLVLILGGTAEARALAAELAPLPGLRVVSSLAGRVADPRLPEGEVRSGGFGGPDGLARWIAEHGPRVVVDATHPFARRMSESAAHACAVTGTPLLGLRRPGWSEGPGDAWLRVPSLRAAADALPGLGSRVFLTTGRRSLPVFAPLTGLWFLARSVDPPEPPVPANVHVVLARGPYTVAGERALIGEHRLDVLVTKDSGGEQTRAKLVAAREAGLPVVMVDRPATPGGVTRVTDVADAVTWVRDHAG from the coding sequence GTGCTCGTCCTGATCCTCGGCGGCACGGCCGAGGCGCGGGCGCTGGCCGCCGAGCTGGCGCCGCTGCCGGGCCTGCGGGTGGTGTCGTCGCTGGCCGGCCGGGTCGCCGATCCCCGGCTGCCCGAGGGCGAGGTCAGGTCGGGTGGGTTCGGCGGCCCGGACGGCCTCGCCCGGTGGATCGCCGAGCATGGCCCGCGCGTCGTGGTGGACGCCACGCATCCGTTCGCCCGGCGGATGAGCGAGTCGGCGGCGCACGCGTGCGCGGTGACCGGAACGCCGCTGCTCGGGCTGCGGCGTCCGGGCTGGTCGGAGGGTCCGGGGGACGCGTGGCTGCGGGTTCCGTCGCTCCGGGCGGCGGCGGACGCGCTGCCCGGTCTCGGGAGCCGCGTGTTCCTGACGACGGGCCGCCGCAGCCTTCCGGTGTTCGCGCCGCTGACCGGGTTGTGGTTCCTGGCGAGGTCGGTCGACCCGCCGGAGCCGCCAGTGCCCGCGAACGTCCACGTCGTCCTCGCCCGGGGGCCGTACACGGTGGCGGGAGAGCGCGCCCTGATCGGCGAGCACCGGCTCGACGTGCTGGTCACCAAGGACAGCGGCGGGGAACAGACCCGCGCCAAGCTGGTCGCGGCGCGCGAGGCGGGGCTGCCGGTCGTCATGGTGGACCGGCCCGCGACGCCCGGCGGCGTGACCCGGGTGACGGACGTCGCCGACGCCGTCACCTGGGTACGCGATCACGCGGGATAG
- the cobM gene encoding precorrin-4 C(11)-methyltransferase has protein sequence MTVRFIGAGPGAADLITVRGLRALRAAPVCLYAGSLVPRDLLADCPPGARLVDTANLTLDEIVAEMTAAHAAGLDVARLHSGDPSVFSAVAEQMRRLDAHGVPYEVIPGVPAFAAAAAALGRELTVPEVSQTIILTRTSARATPMPPGEDLATLSASRATMVLHLAVQRIAAVVADLLPAYGADCPVAVVARASRDDEEIIRGTLGDITDQVVAAGIRRTAVIVVGRALTAHEFPDSHLYSAARDRACSS, from the coding sequence GTGACGGTTCGATTCATCGGTGCGGGGCCCGGAGCGGCCGACCTCATCACGGTGCGCGGGCTGCGCGCCCTGCGGGCGGCGCCGGTCTGCCTGTACGCGGGGTCGCTCGTGCCGCGCGACCTGCTCGCCGACTGCCCGCCCGGCGCACGGCTCGTGGACACCGCGAACCTCACCCTGGACGAGATCGTCGCCGAGATGACGGCGGCGCACGCGGCGGGGCTCGACGTGGCGCGGCTGCACTCCGGCGACCCGTCGGTGTTCAGCGCGGTCGCCGAGCAGATGCGCAGGCTCGACGCGCACGGCGTGCCGTACGAGGTGATCCCGGGGGTGCCCGCCTTCGCGGCCGCCGCCGCGGCGCTGGGGCGGGAGCTGACGGTGCCCGAGGTGAGCCAGACGATCATCCTGACCAGGACGTCGGCGCGCGCCACCCCGATGCCGCCCGGCGAGGACCTCGCGACGCTGTCGGCCAGCCGCGCCACGATGGTGCTGCACCTGGCCGTGCAGCGGATCGCCGCCGTCGTGGCCGACCTGCTGCCCGCGTACGGCGCGGACTGCCCGGTGGCGGTCGTCGCACGCGCCAGCCGGGACGACGAGGAAATCATCAGGGGCACCCTCGGCGACATCACCGATCAGGTGGTCGCGGCGGGGATCAGGCGGACCGCCGTGATCGTGGTGGGGCGGGCGCTGACGGCGCACGAGTTCCCCGACAGTCACCTCTACTCGGCCGCGCGGGACCGCGCGTGCTCGTCCTGA
- a CDS encoding CbtA family protein yields the protein MPTMRSLLVRGMLVGLAAALLAYVVAWFAGEPQVAAAISIEEAKAAAAGEAAELELVSRIVQETAGLLTALLVYGAALGGFYSIAYAFAHGRLGALGARATALTVAAAGFVVVYVTPILKYPANPPAVGNPDSIGRRTALYFTMILVALLAAAVATYAGRSLSSRLGTWNAALSGIAVYAVLVAVAYAVMPPVDEVPGDFSANTLWWFRVASFGIQFALWGAIGLVFGGLTERSLRHGAPREPGLQPVATR from the coding sequence ATGCCCACCATGCGCTCCCTGCTGGTGCGCGGCATGCTCGTCGGCCTCGCCGCCGCGCTGCTCGCGTACGTCGTCGCCTGGTTCGCCGGAGAGCCCCAGGTCGCCGCCGCCATCTCCATCGAGGAGGCCAAGGCGGCGGCCGCCGGGGAGGCCGCCGAGCTGGAACTCGTCAGCCGGATCGTCCAGGAGACCGCCGGCCTGCTGACCGCCCTGCTCGTCTACGGCGCCGCCCTCGGCGGCTTCTACTCCATCGCGTACGCCTTCGCTCACGGCCGCCTCGGCGCTCTCGGCGCCCGCGCCACGGCGCTCACCGTCGCCGCCGCCGGCTTCGTCGTCGTGTACGTGACCCCCATCCTGAAGTACCCCGCCAACCCCCCGGCCGTCGGCAACCCCGACTCGATCGGCCGCCGGACCGCGCTGTACTTCACGATGATCCTCGTCGCCCTCCTGGCGGCGGCGGTCGCCACGTACGCGGGCCGTTCCCTGTCGTCTCGCCTGGGCACCTGGAACGCCGCCCTGTCGGGCATCGCCGTCTACGCCGTCCTCGTCGCCGTCGCGTACGCCGTGATGCCTCCGGTCGACGAGGTGCCCGGCGACTTCTCCGCCAACACGCTGTGGTGGTTCAGGGTGGCGTCGTTCGGCATCCAGTTCGCCCTGTGGGGAGCGATCGGCCTCGTGTTCGGCGGCCTGACCGAACGCTCCCTGCGTCACGGAGCCCCCCGGGAGCCCGGGCTCCAGCCCGTCGCGACGCGCTGA
- the cbiE gene encoding precorrin-6y C5,15-methyltransferase (decarboxylating) subunit CbiE produces MRPVSVVGIGADGWAGLTDAARAELSAADVVVGSARQLALLPASVASERVPYPSPLVAGLPGLLDAHAGRAVAVLASGDPMVFGVGATLARLLVPERLRVLPHVSSVTLACARLGWAAEEVETVSLVGRPLAALTAALAPGRRVLVLSAGADTPALVAALLTERGYGASRVTVLGDLGAATESRHDGTAEGWPAGETLPALNVVAVTCADVPSTAPLGRVPGLPDEAYESDGQLTKQEVRAVTLAKLAPLPGELLWDVGAGSGSVAVEWLRAHPSCRAVAVERDPVRADRVRRNADALGVPRLRVVTGAAPGALGGLPAPAAVFVGGGVTGAGVVETCWDALAPGGRLVANAVTVESEAVLAGWHTRLGGDLVRLSVQRASPVGGFTGWRPLMPVTIWTARKEREQ; encoded by the coding sequence ATGAGGCCGGTGTCGGTCGTCGGGATCGGTGCGGACGGCTGGGCCGGTCTCACCGACGCGGCGCGCGCCGAGCTGAGCGCCGCGGACGTCGTGGTCGGGTCGGCCAGGCAGCTCGCGCTGCTGCCCGCGTCGGTGGCCTCCGAGCGGGTGCCGTACCCGTCGCCGCTGGTCGCGGGCCTGCCGGGGCTGCTCGACGCGCACGCGGGACGCGCGGTCGCGGTGCTCGCCAGCGGTGACCCCATGGTCTTCGGAGTCGGCGCGACGCTCGCCCGGCTGCTCGTGCCGGAACGGTTGCGGGTGCTGCCGCACGTGTCGTCGGTCACCCTGGCCTGCGCGCGGCTCGGCTGGGCCGCCGAGGAGGTCGAGACCGTCAGCCTGGTCGGGCGGCCCCTCGCCGCGCTGACCGCCGCGCTCGCGCCCGGCCGCCGCGTCCTCGTCCTCAGCGCGGGCGCGGACACGCCCGCGCTGGTCGCCGCCCTGCTGACCGAGCGGGGGTACGGCGCGAGCCGCGTCACCGTCCTCGGCGATCTCGGCGCGGCGACCGAGTCCCGCCACGACGGCACGGCCGAGGGCTGGCCGGCCGGCGAGACCCTGCCCGCGCTGAACGTCGTGGCGGTGACCTGCGCCGACGTCCCGTCCACGGCTCCGCTGGGGCGGGTGCCGGGGCTGCCGGACGAGGCGTACGAGTCGGACGGGCAGCTCACCAAGCAGGAGGTGCGCGCCGTCACCCTGGCCAAGCTGGCGCCCCTGCCGGGCGAGTTGCTCTGGGACGTGGGGGCGGGTTCGGGGAGCGTGGCCGTCGAGTGGCTGCGCGCGCATCCCTCGTGCCGGGCCGTCGCCGTCGAGCGCGACCCCGTCCGCGCGGACCGCGTCAGGCGCAACGCGGACGCGCTGGGCGTGCCGCGCCTGCGGGTCGTCACCGGAGCCGCCCCGGGCGCGCTCGGCGGGCTGCCGGCCCCGGCGGCCGTCTTCGTGGGCGGCGGCGTGACGGGAGCCGGGGTGGTCGAGACCTGCTGGGACGCCCTCGCCCCGGGCGGCAGGCTCGTCGCGAACGCGGTCACGGTGGAGTCGGAGGCGGTTCTCGCCGGGTGGCACACGCGGCTCGGCGGGGACCTCGTGCGGTTGTCGGTGCAGCGCGCCTCGCCGGTGGGCGGCTTCACCGGATGGCGTCCCCTGATGCCGGTGACCATCTGGACGGCGCGGAAGGAGCGCGAGCAGTGA
- a CDS encoding Fic family protein: MHEIARFPGGMKPPSWPEVDPQMRDWVKAVDGLRDESDESLPERLARIHNRFEQIHPFLDGNGRTGRLVLNLILGRIGYPPAIIYKRDRDKYLQAMRRADNDEFGPLGELVARSVTTNLYRFVMPAVAGPVKLVPLPALATRDVTENALRVAAARGRLRAVKGDDGMWRSSRKWVNDYLKSRHRRS; the protein is encoded by the coding sequence ATGCACGAGATCGCCAGGTTCCCCGGGGGTATGAAGCCGCCGTCATGGCCGGAAGTCGACCCCCAGATGCGGGACTGGGTGAAGGCGGTCGATGGCCTTCGGGACGAGTCCGACGAATCCCTCCCCGAGCGCTTGGCCCGGATCCATAACCGATTCGAGCAGATACACCCGTTTCTCGACGGTAACGGGCGGACGGGCCGTCTGGTGCTCAACTTGATACTTGGCAGAATTGGATATCCGCCCGCAATTATCTACAAGCGCGATCGCGACAAGTACCTTCAGGCGATGCGCCGAGCTGACAATGACGAGTTCGGTCCGTTGGGCGAACTCGTCGCACGCAGCGTGACGACGAATCTGTACCGGTTCGTCATGCCGGCGGTGGCCGGTCCGGTCAAGCTTGTCCCACTACCCGCTCTCGCCACGCGGGACGTTACCGAAAACGCGCTCCGCGTGGCCGCCGCACGGGGACGACTCCGTGCGGTCAAGGGTGACGACGGCATGTGGCGTAGTAGCAGGAAGTGGGTTAACGACTACCTCAAGTCGAGGCATCGTAGGTCGTGA
- a CDS encoding CbtB domain-containing protein, with protein MAQPAIPVSRPLPVTIPVREILPWAVFAAVAGLVLLYFVGAEQGATHLISGHTVHEFVHDGRHLLGFPCH; from the coding sequence ATGGCTCAGCCGGCCATCCCCGTCTCCCGGCCCCTGCCGGTCACCATCCCCGTGCGCGAGATCCTGCCCTGGGCGGTCTTCGCCGCCGTGGCCGGGCTCGTCCTGCTCTACTTCGTCGGCGCGGAGCAGGGCGCCACCCACCTCATCAGCGGGCACACCGTGCACGAGTTCGTGCACGACGGCCGGCACCTCCTCGGCTTCCCCTGCCACTGA
- the cobF gene encoding precorrin-6A synthase (deacetylating), translating into MKRVLIIGIGAGDPAHLTFQAAAAIAETDVFFLLDKGATKDGLVRLRRELIAAHAREPYRTVEARDPERDRTSGAYVEAVADWRARRADVYARLIAEEVPEDGVGAFLVWGDPALYDSTIAIVEDVLARGAEPFGYEVVPGISSVSALAARHRVSLTRVAKPLHITTGRRLPADVEAADDVVVMLDAGCAFADLPEAADADVYWGAYVGTEDEILVAGPVREVAGEIRRLRAEAREARGWVMDTYLLRKPAR; encoded by the coding sequence ATGAAGCGAGTCCTCATCATCGGCATCGGAGCCGGGGACCCCGCCCACCTGACCTTCCAGGCCGCCGCGGCGATCGCGGAGACCGACGTGTTCTTCCTGCTCGACAAGGGAGCCACGAAGGACGGCCTGGTGCGGCTGCGGCGCGAGCTCATCGCGGCCCACGCGCGGGAGCCGTACCGGACGGTCGAGGCGCGCGACCCGGAGCGCGACCGGACGAGCGGCGCGTACGTGGAGGCGGTGGCCGACTGGCGGGCCCGCCGGGCCGACGTCTACGCCCGGCTCATCGCCGAGGAGGTGCCGGAGGACGGCGTCGGCGCGTTCCTCGTCTGGGGCGACCCCGCCCTGTACGACAGCACGATCGCGATCGTCGAGGACGTCCTGGCCCGGGGCGCGGAGCCGTTCGGCTACGAGGTCGTTCCGGGGATCAGCAGCGTGTCGGCGCTCGCCGCGCGGCACCGCGTCAGCCTGACCAGGGTCGCCAAGCCGCTGCACATCACGACCGGCCGCCGGCTTCCGGCCGACGTCGAGGCCGCCGACGACGTCGTGGTGATGCTCGACGCGGGCTGCGCGTTCGCGGACCTGCCGGAGGCCGCCGACGCCGACGTCTACTGGGGCGCGTACGTCGGGACCGAGGACGAGATCCTCGTCGCCGGGCCGGTGCGCGAGGTCGCCGGCGAGATCCGGCGGCTCAGAGCGGAGGCGCGCGAGGCGCGCGGCTGGGTCATGGACACCTACCTGCTCAGGAAGCCCGCCCGATGA